In one Bacteroidales bacterium genomic region, the following are encoded:
- a CDS encoding elongation factor G, with protein MKVYQTDEIRNIALVGGAKSGKTTLSECMIFEGGLINRRGSVDDKNTVSDYRDIEHERQNSVSSTVMYAEFEGKKINIIDTPGFDDFVGEVISALKVVDTAVMVINAQNGVEVGAEISWRYTSRNHTPVLFVVNHLEHEKSNFEETIRQLKTQFGNQVTICQYPVNPGLGFNSVIDLIKMKMYKYPDGGGEPQVLDIPASEKDKAEELHAELIEAAAAGEDALMELFFENGTLTEEEMLRGIKTGLVGRSMFPVFCINAKHNMGVRRLMNFIKDSVPAPNEMPPVKTTNGKELKCDTKEPVSLFVFKTSIESHLGEVSFFKVCNGVINEATDLVNCTNGSKERLSQLFIFAGKNREKIAQVNAGDFGSTIKLKNTATNETLSLPKFADDAIEPIVFPSPKIQMAVKAQNQSDDEKLNAILNDMHKVDKTFHINYSKELRQLIVGAMGELHLNLIKWMVENIHKIPMEYFSTKIPYRETITKSAKAVYRHKKQSGGAGQFGEVHMMIEPYTEGMSWTTEFPVRGTDEVKLDWGGKLIMNTCIVGGSIDARFMPAIMKGLMEKMENGPLTGSYARDIVVYIYDGKMHPVDSNEISFKLASRNAFREAFKNAGPKILEPIYDVEVIVPEEKMGDVMTDLQGRRAVIMGMDAEGNYQKILARVPLAEMNRYSTALSSITSGRAMYSLKFAEYAQVPGEVQTELLKAYEAEQAEED; from the coding sequence ATGAAAGTATATCAAACTGATGAAATCAGGAACATTGCCCTTGTTGGAGGAGCAAAATCCGGCAAAACCACACTGTCCGAATGTATGATCTTCGAAGGTGGTTTAATTAACAGAAGAGGCTCGGTTGACGATAAAAACACGGTATCTGACTACAGAGACATTGAGCATGAGCGGCAGAACTCCGTTTCCTCAACGGTCATGTATGCTGAATTTGAAGGGAAAAAGATCAATATCATCGACACACCAGGGTTTGATGATTTTGTGGGCGAAGTCATTTCTGCACTCAAGGTGGTTGACACAGCTGTGATGGTGATCAACGCACAAAATGGTGTTGAAGTGGGTGCTGAGATCAGTTGGAGATATACTTCACGTAACCATACGCCGGTGCTTTTTGTTGTAAACCATCTGGAGCATGAGAAATCGAACTTTGAAGAGACCATCCGACAACTGAAAACACAGTTTGGCAACCAGGTGACCATCTGCCAATATCCTGTTAATCCAGGGCTTGGCTTCAATTCGGTTATTGACCTGATTAAGATGAAGATGTACAAATATCCAGATGGCGGTGGTGAACCTCAGGTACTGGATATTCCGGCATCAGAAAAAGACAAAGCTGAAGAATTACATGCCGAACTTATCGAAGCGGCTGCTGCCGGCGAAGATGCATTGATGGAACTGTTCTTCGAAAATGGAACATTAACCGAGGAAGAGATGCTCAGGGGTATCAAAACCGGATTGGTTGGCAGAAGCATGTTCCCTGTGTTCTGCATCAATGCAAAACACAACATGGGCGTTCGTCGGCTGATGAATTTCATCAAAGACTCAGTTCCCGCCCCCAACGAGATGCCCCCGGTGAAAACCACAAATGGCAAAGAGTTGAAATGCGATACTAAGGAGCCCGTTTCGTTATTTGTTTTTAAAACATCCATCGAATCACATCTTGGTGAAGTTTCCTTTTTTAAGGTCTGCAATGGTGTTATCAACGAAGCTACCGACCTTGTAAACTGCACCAACGGATCTAAAGAAAGATTATCCCAATTGTTTATCTTCGCAGGGAAGAATCGGGAAAAGATCGCTCAGGTGAATGCGGGGGATTTCGGGTCAACCATAAAACTGAAAAATACAGCTACCAACGAAACATTGAGCCTGCCCAAGTTTGCTGATGATGCGATCGAACCAATCGTATTCCCATCACCAAAAATCCAGATGGCAGTAAAGGCGCAAAACCAGTCGGATGATGAAAAGCTTAATGCCATCCTCAATGACATGCACAAGGTGGACAAAACTTTCCACATCAACTATTCAAAAGAACTGCGTCAGTTGATCGTTGGTGCAATGGGTGAGCTTCATTTGAACCTCATCAAATGGATGGTTGAGAACATCCACAAGATACCGATGGAATATTTTTCCACAAAGATTCCCTACCGTGAAACCATCACAAAGAGCGCCAAGGCTGTTTACCGTCACAAGAAACAATCAGGTGGCGCCGGCCAGTTTGGCGAAGTACATATGATGATCGAACCTTACACCGAAGGCATGTCCTGGACTACCGAGTTTCCGGTTCGTGGTACTGATGAAGTAAAACTTGACTGGGGTGGTAAATTAATTATGAACACCTGCATCGTTGGTGGTTCCATTGATGCACGTTTTATGCCTGCCATCATGAAGGGATTGATGGAAAAAATGGAAAACGGTCCGTTAACCGGCTCTTACGCCCGCGATATCGTTGTTTATATCTATGACGGGAAAATGCACCCGGTAGATTCAAACGAAATTTCTTTCAAACTGGCATCAAGGAATGCTTTCAGGGAAGCCTTCAAAAATGCCGGCCCGAAAATCCTTGAGCCGATTTATGATGTTGAAGTGATTGTTCCTGAAGAAAAGATGGGTGATGTAATGACCGACCTGCAGGGACGTCGTGCTGTGATCATGGGAATGGACGCCGAAGGAAACTACCAGAAAATTTTGGCAAGAGTACCGCTGGCCGAGATGAACCGCTACTCAACGGCTTTAAGCTCAATCACAAGCGGTCGCGCCATGTATTCGCTCAAATTTGCCGAATATGCACAGGTGCCCGGTGAAGTTCAGACCGAATTGCTTAAAGCTTACGAAGCCGAGCAGGCCGAAGAAGATTAG
- a CDS encoding response regulator codes for MIKVAIVDDEAVFFDVLKDMLNRIDDRFKVVGTARSKQEAFVLMKDTNPDVVFLDINMPRGSGLELLDLFPIRSFETIFITGYATLEPFTRKYSHFGFLTKPIDNDDLKKIVADLLIKFWKDGKKFIQNENML; via the coding sequence ATGATAAAAGTCGCAATTGTTGATGATGAAGCTGTGTTTTTTGATGTTTTGAAGGATATGCTAAATCGGATTGACGATCGGTTCAAAGTGGTTGGCACTGCTAGATCAAAACAGGAAGCCTTTGTTCTAATGAAAGATACCAACCCTGATGTTGTTTTTCTCGACATTAACATGCCCCGGGGCAGTGGACTTGAATTACTCGACTTATTTCCAATCCGAAGTTTTGAAACTATCTTCATTACAGGCTATGCAACACTGGAACCATTTACCAGAAAGTATTCGCATTTTGGGTTTTTAACTAAACCCATTGATAATGACGACCTGAAAAAAATTGTTGCCGACCTGCTGATCAAATTTTGGAAGGATGGAAAAAAGTTTATACAGAATGAAAACATGCTTTGA
- the mnmA gene encoding tRNA 2-thiouridine(34) synthase MnmA, which translates to MNVAALVSGGVDSSVTIPLLKEMGYDPHIFYIQIGLKDDPHWVDCPAEEDVEIVTFLAKKYNCKLDLVSLQDEYWDRVISYTINSVKNGLTPNPDMMCNKMIKFGAFEEKFGHNFDLISTGHYATTLMVDGEKYLGTARDAFKDQTYFLGQISQQQVSKLIFPIGNLLKRDVRQKAVSEKLPSAYRKDSQGICFLGKINYSDFVKRYVGENPGQIIELESGKVIGTHKGLWFHTIGQRKGLGLSQGPWFVVDKDIEKNIVWVSNGYDPIAQYKDTITLADFHFINQKADRDYTQSKPVKFKIRHQPEFNEGHLVTEGNKFIIKADTPVSGVAPGQFGVIYNPEASICLGSGVIC; encoded by the coding sequence ATGAATGTTGCCGCACTTGTTTCCGGAGGAGTTGACAGTTCTGTCACCATTCCGCTTCTTAAAGAAATGGGGTACGACCCTCATATTTTTTACATACAGATAGGCCTTAAAGACGACCCGCACTGGGTAGATTGCCCCGCTGAGGAAGACGTTGAAATTGTCACTTTTCTCGCCAAAAAATACAACTGCAAACTCGATCTCGTTTCGCTTCAGGATGAATACTGGGACAGGGTGATCTCCTACACCATCAATTCGGTGAAAAACGGATTAACACCCAACCCTGACATGATGTGCAACAAAATGATCAAGTTTGGTGCATTTGAAGAGAAATTCGGCCATAATTTCGACCTTATCTCCACAGGCCATTATGCAACAACCTTGATGGTTGATGGTGAAAAATACCTCGGAACAGCAAGAGACGCATTCAAAGACCAGACCTATTTTTTAGGACAGATCTCACAGCAGCAGGTCAGCAAACTGATCTTCCCTATCGGTAATCTTCTAAAGCGTGATGTCCGTCAAAAAGCTGTCAGCGAAAAATTGCCTTCAGCCTACCGGAAGGACAGCCAGGGCATTTGTTTTTTGGGAAAGATCAATTACAGCGATTTTGTAAAACGATATGTAGGTGAAAATCCCGGCCAAATCATAGAACTTGAATCGGGTAAAGTCATCGGAACGCACAAAGGCCTCTGGTTTCATACCATCGGTCAGCGCAAAGGCCTGGGGCTGTCACAAGGACCATGGTTTGTGGTGGATAAAGACATTGAAAAGAATATTGTTTGGGTCTCCAACGGCTATGATCCCATTGCCCAATACAAAGACACCATCACACTTGCAGATTTTCATTTTATCAACCAAAAAGCTGACCGCGACTACACCCAATCAAAACCGGTAAAGTTTAAGATCAGGCATCAACCGGAATTTAACGAAGGACATCTTGTTACCGAAGGAAATAAATTTATCATCAAAGCAGATACGCCTGTTTCAGGTGTCGCTCCTGGTCAATTCGGGGTGATTTACAACCCTGAAGCGTCCATCTGCCTTGGGAGCGGGGTGATTTGCTAA